The proteins below are encoded in one region of Methanolacinia paynteri:
- a CDS encoding DNA topoisomerase IV subunit A produces MTKEEMDKHAVSKLLEIADRWYSQIKRAEIPYISLPTRTKHNIEYDEGTEVWKYGEKETTRTASTAKSALHLLKMAYVVGFLKDQIGENRSSTLREMYYISEGWKRAKFGAQDESNFLVEDLEIITELSREAFHLRPEEDGASIFGPVKIREQTRRGDKDIHCVEDVGEAGYSIPNNVERLTFLENDAKFVIAMETGGMYARLMENGFSEEYDAVLLHLKGQPARSTRRMLKRLNNELGLPVVVFTDGDPWSYRIFASIAYGSIKAAHMSDILVTPGAQFVGVQPSDISTYNLPSDHLTEGDIAALKAELTDPRFDTEYWRNQINLQIKLGLKSEQQAFASRGLDFVTKEYLPARLSEMGII; encoded by the coding sequence ATAACTAAGGAAGAGATGGATAAACATGCAGTATCCAAACTGCTGGAGATCGCCGACAGGTGGTACTCGCAGATAAAAAGAGCCGAGATCCCGTATATCTCTCTGCCTACCCGTACAAAACACAACATCGAGTACGACGAGGGCACCGAGGTCTGGAAATACGGCGAGAAGGAGACCACGAGAACAGCATCCACCGCCAAAAGCGCCCTGCACCTTCTCAAGATGGCATATGTGGTAGGCTTCCTCAAGGACCAGATCGGCGAAAACCGCTCGTCGACATTGAGGGAGATGTACTACATCTCAGAAGGCTGGAAGAGGGCAAAATTCGGGGCACAGGACGAGAGCAACTTCCTCGTCGAAGACCTTGAGATTATTACCGAACTATCCCGTGAGGCATTCCATCTCCGGCCGGAGGAGGACGGGGCATCGATATTCGGTCCTGTTAAGATCCGGGAGCAGACAAGGCGCGGAGACAAGGACATCCACTGCGTCGAGGATGTAGGTGAAGCAGGATATTCTATCCCGAACAACGTCGAACGCCTGACCTTTCTTGAAAACGATGCAAAGTTCGTTATAGCAATGGAGACCGGCGGTATGTATGCCCGTCTTATGGAGAACGGGTTCAGCGAGGAGTACGACGCAGTTCTTCTTCACCTGAAGGGTCAGCCTGCGAGATCTACAAGAAGAATGCTGAAAAGATTGAATAACGAGCTGGGTCTCCCTGTGGTGGTATTTACCGACGGCGACCCGTGGTCGTACCGTATCTTTGCTAGTATAGCGTACGGCTCAATCAAAGCCGCACATATGTCCGATATTCTCGTAACTCCCGGGGCACAATTCGTCGGGGTACAGCCCTCAGATATCAGCACGTACAATCTGCCTTCGGACCACCTTACTGAAGGGGATATTGCCGCACTAAAAGCAGAACTCACTGATCCGAGGTTCGATACCGAATACTGGAGGAACCAGATTAACCTCCAGATCAAGCTCGGCTTAAAATCTGAACAGCAGGCCTTTGCAAGCCGCGGCCTTGATTTCGTTACGAAAGAGTACCTTCCGGCCAGACTCAGCGAGATGGGAATTATATAA
- a CDS encoding glycosyltransferase family 2 protein gives MTDNGKPFFSILLPTKNRSEIVHNAIDSVISQDFSDFELVIADNDDTDKTAIVVNGYTDERIKYHRTGQMSMSENWNYAYSKSRGKYILLIEDKYIIKPHALEILRQYIDKYNPEVVSWRLNPVSLEKKGCRNITGVSTPKIYSSDELLNWFFEMKFFIYWRFFHTIPRGSNSCISRDLYEAIVDKTSVLCMDNAPDFTQGYQILFNCDKILNLDLTLYGIFTQNKKYSIGALHDSGSLDSAKNELNSKSTSITVIKYQPVNIAYSLTIIVEDFIRISELYNAGYSFKNFNESNYYTNLYENIIYRQIESERSGRAYFIFLRRTIKDTIKAKKPAGRRLILLKCRVLDIAYYPLSLILSLYRIYQKGKNFRVYKCNPD, from the coding sequence ATGACTGATAATGGGAAACCTTTCTTTTCGATATTGCTGCCTACCAAAAACAGAAGCGAAATAGTCCATAATGCCATTGATTCAGTAATATCACAGGACTTCTCGGATTTCGAGCTGGTTATTGCAGATAATGACGACACAGATAAAACTGCCATCGTGGTAAACGGCTACACCGATGAGCGGATAAAATATCATCGGACCGGACAGATGTCAATGTCTGAAAACTGGAATTATGCGTATAGTAAATCCCGTGGTAAATATATCCTCCTTATTGAGGATAAATATATAATCAAACCGCATGCATTGGAGATCCTGCGTCAATATATCGATAAATATAATCCGGAAGTTGTCTCGTGGAGATTAAATCCGGTTTCACTTGAAAAGAAGGGCTGTAGAAATATTACCGGGGTCTCTACTCCAAAGATCTATTCATCAGATGAACTGTTGAACTGGTTCTTTGAAATGAAATTTTTCATATACTGGCGTTTTTTTCATACTATTCCAAGGGGATCTAATTCCTGTATCAGCAGGGATTTGTACGAAGCAATTGTTGATAAGACTTCAGTTCTTTGTATGGATAATGCCCCAGATTTCACGCAGGGGTATCAAATACTATTCAATTGCGATAAAATTCTGAACCTCGATCTGACGTTATATGGAATATTTACACAGAATAAGAAATACTCAATAGGTGCCCTTCATGACAGTGGGAGCCTTGATTCCGCAAAAAATGAGCTTAACAGCAAATCAACGTCAATTACAGTAATAAAATATCAGCCGGTGAATATAGCCTACTCCTTGACAATAATCGTTGAGGATTTCATAAGAATATCGGAGCTTTACAATGCAGGATATTCATTTAAAAATTTCAATGAGTCAAATTATTATACAAATTTATATGAAAATATCATCTATCGCCAGATTGAAAGTGAACGCAGTGGAAGGGCGTATTTTATCTTTTTACGCCGTACTATAAAAGATACGATAAAAGCAAAAAAACCCGCGGGCAGAAGATTAATCCTGTTAAAATGCCGGGTTCTTGATATTGCGTATTATCCTCTTTCTTTAATTCTGTCACTATACAGAATCTATCAAAAAGGGAAAAATTTCAGGGTTTATAAGTGTAATCCTGACTAA
- a CDS encoding TIGR00180 family glycosyltransferase, translating into MDAVDECYAGKDLSILNKLTLIIPTYNRNFYLSRCLWYHAHFPFAEIIVADSSPEDKKRINRITFEKIHEQFGVNMRYIEFEPETERYGGDIYEKWGEGVQNVETEYSQICTDKEFLIPTTLCECLYFLDEHPDYTLAEGMDYRIESDDDNLIFCPWQGRFSAISSDPVERVNSYILDETIPGLQFSIQRTCIAKKVYLNLYKYKLLDLRFGETAIEIEPVILGKTKKFADIAGNCRDCLYEQKKRKESSTNRYPPLLAYPPEYYNELSSNLASCINDLVDEVNSCNDRNFKDSVGDIVERLMEKRYIHNPLFRKYRRLYLIWYNLPSGFKQALSRFFRRCTGTSSLESVDSISPEMRCICSIISSMDEYHDSDTSICETIK; encoded by the coding sequence ATGGATGCTGTTGATGAGTGTTATGCCGGCAAGGATTTGTCCATATTAAATAAACTGACTCTTATTATTCCAACCTATAACCGAAATTTTTACCTGAGCCGTTGTTTATGGTATCATGCGCATTTCCCTTTCGCAGAAATAATTGTTGCTGACTCAAGTCCTGAGGATAAAAAAAGGATCAATCGTATTACATTTGAAAAAATCCATGAACAATTCGGTGTAAATATGCGTTATATCGAGTTTGAGCCTGAAACCGAGAGATATGGTGGAGATATTTATGAAAAATGGGGTGAAGGCGTTCAAAACGTTGAAACCGAGTATTCACAAATTTGTACGGATAAGGAATTCCTGATCCCTACAACATTATGTGAATGTCTCTACTTCCTGGATGAACACCCGGATTATACGCTGGCCGAAGGAATGGATTACAGGATAGAGTCTGATGATGATAATTTAATATTCTGTCCCTGGCAGGGCAGGTTTTCTGCGATATCATCTGATCCTGTCGAGCGTGTAAACTCATATATCTTGGATGAAACTATTCCCGGATTACAGTTTAGTATCCAAAGGACCTGCATTGCCAAGAAAGTTTATTTAAATCTCTATAAGTATAAGTTGCTTGATCTAAGGTTCGGAGAGACAGCAATAGAAATCGAGCCGGTAATCCTTGGTAAAACAAAAAAGTTCGCAGATATTGCCGGAAATTGCCGGGACTGTCTTTATGAGCAAAAAAAGCGGAAAGAAAGTTCTACAAACAGGTACCCGCCCCTGCTTGCATATCCTCCTGAATATTATAACGAATTATCTTCTAACCTTGCCTCATGTATAAACGATCTTGTAGATGAAGTTAATTCCTGTAATGATCGAAATTTTAAGGATTCTGTCGGCGATATTGTTGAAAGACTGATGGAGAAGCGGTACATACATAATCCGTTATTCAGGAAGTATCGTAGGCTCTATTTAATATGGTACAATCTGCCGAGTGGTTTCAAGCAGGCGCTATCTCGATTTTTCAGGCGGTGCACGGGTACAAGTAGTCTGGAATCTGTCGATAGCATCTCCCCGGAGATGAGATGTATCTGTAGTATTATCTCATCAATGGACGAATATCACGATTCGGACACTTCTATATGTGAAACTATCAAATAG
- a CDS encoding NAD-dependent epimerase/dehydratase family protein, with the protein MKKEKILVTGATGFIGYHVVQWLINSGFDVVASGTGNEKAKQFEWYNSVDFIPCDYYADDLNYYEHFGKPDLLIHLGWKGLPNYMMRFHMEENLFSEMRFVRSFIDSGRTKVVVIGTCYEYGAAEGCLSEETPANPVTMYATAKDALRRYISFIAKENEIQWNWIRLFFLYGEGQSPRSLLPQLDAAIERGDAEFPMSGGEQLRDYLPVEKVAEYICRIALQDSVDGIVNCCSGDPISVRKLVEERVAGKKSSIKLKLGVYDYPVYEGMSFWGDNRLLKRCIGDL; encoded by the coding sequence TTGAAAAAAGAAAAAATTCTTGTAACCGGGGCAACCGGTTTTATTGGTTATCATGTTGTCCAGTGGCTGATAAATTCAGGTTTCGATGTCGTAGCATCAGGTACAGGGAATGAAAAAGCGAAGCAGTTCGAATGGTATAATTCTGTAGATTTTATTCCTTGTGACTATTATGCGGATGACTTAAATTATTACGAGCATTTTGGTAAACCGGATCTGTTGATCCATCTTGGGTGGAAAGGACTTCCGAATTATATGATGCGTTTTCATATGGAGGAAAACCTGTTTTCCGAAATGAGATTCGTTCGTAGTTTTATTGATTCCGGGAGGACAAAAGTCGTTGTTATCGGTACGTGTTATGAATATGGAGCGGCCGAGGGGTGCCTCAGTGAAGAAACTCCTGCGAATCCGGTAACAATGTACGCAACGGCGAAGGATGCATTAAGGCGTTATATCTCGTTTATTGCTAAAGAAAATGAAATCCAATGGAACTGGATCCGCCTGTTCTTTCTGTATGGAGAAGGACAGAGTCCAAGATCGCTGTTGCCCCAGCTTGACGCAGCAATCGAACGTGGGGATGCTGAATTTCCAATGTCTGGCGGGGAGCAGCTGCGTGACTACCTCCCTGTGGAGAAGGTAGCCGAATATATCTGTAGAATTGCCCTGCAGGATTCAGTGGACGGAATTGTAAACTGTTGCTCAGGTGATCCGATCTCAGTGAGAAAGCTTGTCGAAGAAAGAGTGGCCGGAAAGAAATCTTCAATTAAGCTCAAGCTGGGTGTTTATGATTATCCTGTCTACGAGGGTATGAGCTTCTGGGGAGATAACAGGCTTCTTAAGAGATGTATTGGTGATCTCTGA
- a CDS encoding class I SAM-dependent methyltransferase, whose translation MKCRFCGHEISEIVIDLVNAPPSNAYLREEQLIEPEVYYPLKLMVCNNCWLVQVDEYASSKEIFDDDYLYFSSYSSSWVEHAREYVEMIIDRLSLSSESKVMEVASNDGYLLQFFVKAKIPCIGIEPSISTISAAAEKGVESIPEFFGTALAKRIVAERGPQDLIIGNNVLAHVPDINDFVEGLKICLCPDGTITLEFPHLLNILRYNQFDTIYHEHYSYFSLGTVQEIFSAHGLKIYDVEKLSTHGGSLRIYACHDYNSSKVISQNLGKILSEEDDYGLKSKEVYSSFCRNVEKIREDFLLFLLNARKEGKTVVGYGAAAKGNTLLNYCGIKGNLMIRGVADASPHKQGRYLPGSHIPVISPALIKTIKPDYLVILPWNLKDEIISQNEFIREWGGKFVTVIPVLEIIN comes from the coding sequence ATGAAATGTAGATTTTGTGGTCATGAAATATCTGAAATCGTGATCGATTTGGTAAATGCTCCCCCATCTAATGCATATTTACGGGAAGAACAGTTAATCGAACCTGAAGTATACTATCCCTTGAAGTTAATGGTCTGTAATAACTGCTGGCTGGTGCAGGTGGATGAATATGCTTCATCCAAAGAAATATTTGATGATGATTATCTTTACTTCAGTTCATATTCGTCTTCATGGGTAGAGCATGCAAGGGAATATGTTGAGATGATCATTGATCGCTTATCACTTTCTTCAGAATCCAAAGTAATGGAAGTAGCTTCAAATGACGGATACCTTTTGCAATTTTTTGTCAAAGCAAAAATTCCGTGTATTGGCATCGAACCATCGATCAGCACTATTTCAGCTGCTGCAGAAAAAGGCGTAGAATCAATACCAGAATTTTTTGGAACTGCTCTGGCAAAAAGGATCGTAGCTGAAAGAGGGCCCCAGGATCTTATAATTGGTAACAACGTTCTGGCCCATGTTCCGGATATCAATGATTTCGTAGAAGGATTAAAAATCTGTCTGTGCCCTGATGGGACAATTACTCTTGAATTTCCGCATTTGTTAAATATTCTGCGTTATAATCAGTTTGATACAATATATCATGAGCATTATTCATATTTCTCTTTGGGAACAGTACAGGAGATCTTTTCTGCGCATGGTTTAAAGATCTATGATGTTGAGAAACTTTCGACACATGGCGGATCATTGAGAATTTATGCATGCCATGATTATAACAGCAGTAAAGTTATATCACAAAATCTCGGAAAGATTCTCTCTGAAGAGGATGATTACGGATTAAAATCCAAAGAAGTGTATTCATCTTTTTGCAGGAATGTAGAAAAAATCCGGGAAGATTTCCTTTTATTTTTACTAAACGCCAGAAAAGAGGGTAAAACTGTTGTAGGTTATGGTGCTGCGGCGAAAGGAAATACATTGCTTAATTATTGTGGTATTAAGGGGAATTTGATGATTAGAGGTGTTGCCGATGCATCACCACATAAACAGGGACGTTACCTCCCTGGTTCACACATCCCTGTGATTTCACCTGCATTGATTAAAACGATTAAACCTGATTATTTGGTTATCCTTCCCTGGAATTTAAAAGATGAAATAATCTCTCAAAACGAGTTTATCAGGGAGTGGGGAGGAAAGTTTGTTACCGTAATTCCGGTACTGGAGATAATTAATTAA
- the rfbC gene encoding dTDP-4-dehydrorhamnose 3,5-epimerase, with amino-acid sequence MSKLAIIDTPIKGLFVVETNPFLDHRGAFARWFCEEELAGIIGNRHIKNVNFSRTAKRGSIRGMHFQRPPHAEMKMVRCIRGKILDVAVDIRKDSPTFLQHHSVWLSAENMRMLVIPEGFAHGFQALEDNSEVLYLVSEFYSPESEGGLRFNDPELEIEWPVEVTDVSDKDLNHPLIELNSVGVQL; translated from the coding sequence ATGAGTAAATTAGCTATTATTGATACACCTATAAAAGGCCTCTTTGTTGTCGAAACCAACCCTTTTCTCGATCATCGCGGAGCCTTTGCAAGGTGGTTTTGTGAAGAAGAGCTTGCAGGAATAATTGGTAACAGGCACATAAAAAATGTCAATTTCTCGCGTACCGCAAAAAGAGGTTCCATTCGCGGCATGCATTTTCAGCGTCCGCCACATGCCGAGATGAAAATGGTAAGATGTATACGTGGGAAGATTCTTGATGTTGCGGTTGATATCAGAAAAGATTCACCTACATTTCTGCAGCATCATTCTGTATGGCTTTCTGCTGAAAACATGCGTATGCTTGTAATCCCTGAAGGTTTTGCTCATGGATTTCAGGCACTGGAGGACAATTCGGAGGTATTATATTTAGTATCGGAATTTTATTCTCCGGAATCGGAAGGCGGCCTTAGGTTTAACGATCCCGAACTTGAAATTGAATGGCCTGTAGAAGTTACTGATGTATCTGACAAGGATTTGAATCATCCGTTAATAGAATTGAATTCTGTTGGGGTTCAACTATGA
- the rfbG gene encoding CDP-glucose 4,6-dehydratase, protein MDRLEGMIFDNFKDKKVLVTGHTGFKGSWLALWLKEFGAEVYGYSLPPDTVPSHYEKAKIREILEGECLGDIREKEKFASYIHDVQPDCIFHLAAQSLVRRSYLEPVETFDVNVMGSIHLMEAVRALGKPCSIVMITSDKCYLNVNQVWGYRECDKLGGHDPYSASKAAAEIAIASFRDSFFSSDKISNHGVSLASARAGNVIGGGDWAEDRIIPDAVRAVTSEKPLEIRSPQAVRPWQHVLEPLSGYMLIAAKMMMVSSESPVPLAGAWNFGPLPTGSATVLDIINGFYNAWGKGEANYDPSLANLHEAAILRLSCEKAISGLGWKPVWDLEDTLKITAEWYRNYYDGEDARELSLADIKQYMKKMVKYE, encoded by the coding sequence GTGGACAGGCTGGAAGGAATGATATTTGATAATTTTAAAGATAAAAAAGTCCTTGTGACTGGCCACACCGGATTTAAAGGTTCATGGCTTGCCCTGTGGCTTAAAGAGTTCGGTGCGGAAGTTTATGGATATTCGCTTCCACCGGATACCGTTCCTAGTCATTACGAGAAAGCAAAAATCAGAGAGATACTGGAGGGCGAATGTCTTGGTGATATACGTGAAAAAGAAAAATTCGCTTCCTACATTCATGATGTCCAACCTGACTGCATATTTCATCTTGCCGCACAGTCTCTTGTCAGGAGATCCTATTTAGAACCTGTTGAAACCTTTGATGTAAATGTTATGGGAAGCATCCATCTTATGGAAGCTGTCCGAGCCCTTGGAAAGCCCTGCAGCATCGTGATGATAACAAGCGACAAATGTTATCTTAACGTCAATCAGGTATGGGGTTACCGGGAATGCGACAAACTTGGAGGTCATGACCCTTACAGTGCGAGTAAAGCCGCGGCTGAGATTGCAATTGCTTCTTTTAGGGATTCATTTTTTTCATCTGATAAAATATCCAATCATGGCGTAAGCCTGGCCTCTGCCCGGGCAGGAAATGTGATCGGCGGTGGGGACTGGGCTGAAGACAGGATAATTCCCGATGCAGTCCGGGCGGTTACATCCGAAAAACCACTGGAGATTAGGAGTCCTCAGGCTGTACGTCCCTGGCAGCATGTCTTAGAACCACTTTCCGGATATATGCTCATTGCAGCAAAAATGATGATGGTTAGTTCAGAAAGTCCGGTACCGCTTGCAGGTGCCTGGAATTTCGGCCCGCTTCCAACAGGATCAGCGACAGTTCTTGATATCATTAATGGATTTTACAATGCTTGGGGGAAGGGAGAAGCGAATTATGATCCGTCCCTCGCGAATTTGCATGAAGCTGCCATACTTCGTCTTTCATGCGAAAAAGCAATATCTGGTTTAGGTTGGAAGCCCGTATGGGATCTGGAAGATACATTGAAAATAACCGCCGAGTGGTATAGAAATTATTATGATGGCGAAGATGCAAGGGAACTCAGCCTTGCAGATATAAAACAATATATGAAGAAAATGGTGAAATATGAGTAA
- the rfbF gene encoding glucose-1-phosphate cytidylyltransferase has protein sequence MKVLILAGGMGTRLAEETSIIPKPMVEIGGRPILWHIMKIYSQYGYNDFVILLGYKGYIIKEYFANYFLHRSDVTFDLENNNMTIHEQHCEPWKVTLIDTGLNTMTGGRVLRAKKYLNNEPFMLTYGDGVSDINIEELVKYHKSHGKLATMTAIQPEGRFGSIVSMPDGEVTQFMEKPQGDGSWINAGFFVLQPEILDYIREGDATIFERAPLENLAQDGQLFSYRHNGFWKCMDTLRDKQQLQEMWDSGNTPWTGWKE, from the coding sequence ATGAAAGTTTTAATCCTCGCCGGGGGCATGGGTACTCGTCTCGCCGAAGAGACAAGTATTATCCCCAAACCTATGGTTGAAATTGGGGGCAGACCAATCCTATGGCATATAATGAAGATATATTCTCAATATGGATACAATGACTTCGTAATTCTTCTTGGATACAAGGGTTATATAATAAAGGAATATTTTGCCAATTATTTCCTGCACAGGAGCGATGTAACCTTTGATCTTGAAAATAATAATATGACAATTCACGAACAGCACTGTGAACCCTGGAAGGTCACCCTTATAGATACCGGTCTTAATACAATGACTGGCGGGCGTGTCCTCAGGGCGAAAAAATATCTTAACAATGAGCCCTTCATGTTGACATACGGTGACGGAGTGTCCGATATAAATATTGAAGAGCTCGTAAAATATCATAAATCACATGGCAAATTAGCAACAATGACTGCAATACAGCCGGAAGGAAGATTCGGTTCAATTGTCTCCATGCCGGATGGTGAAGTTACCCAGTTTATGGAAAAGCCGCAAGGGGATGGTTCATGGATTAACGCAGGATTCTTTGTCCTCCAACCTGAGATTCTGGATTATATCCGGGAAGGAGATGCCACGATCTTTGAACGTGCACCACTTGAGAATCTTGCACAAGACGGGCAACTGTTTTCATATCGGCACAATGGATTCTGGAAATGCATGGATACCCTTCGTGACAAACAGCAACTTCAGGAAATGTGGGATTCGGGCAATACACCGTGGACAGGCTGGAAGGAATGA
- a CDS encoding ABC transporter ATP-binding protein — MSVITDSIKIIGYLFSPFKKILVVYLIGVLFLSLLEVFRISLVYPIINYGLGVENQPKLLDAFYDNLLPSSVNPFIASAFLLLVTTLIIAGVYGAVAYGGAYVFSEVRDSLDRRVFERIRNRPYSYFAAKKQGDLLYVGQGAVTESSMAINEFVEFARNGFMAFFYLLLLFYLSFWLTIGVIVLGVFYAFIVKKSLFSRVYRNSNVLNVSLMEKSVVYQEFISGIKTIFITGSLDYWVKKYEASIKRLKKAYTNVYALGNVTMIANDFIMFSIIALGGILLYMFTGGDFIPYIGIFGTFMLGLYRLVPSLSYAQKNMSFFIQYLPALELVYNALTEDFDESNSINNDPGMKKFVFNDKIELRDVSFAYKGYKKETLHDISLNINKNSRIAIVGSSGSGKTTTANILALLYKPSSGGIYIDGVNLDEINPADYLQHLGYIGQETFVYHDTIRENIRFGLECTDEEIAEAAKLADAHDFIMATNDGYETIIGDQGLKLSGGQRQRIAIARIILRKPEILLLDEATSSLDNISEQKIMESVEKLSKNMTVIIIAHRLSTVQNADMICVFKEGRQVESGSHEDLMRLKGEYWELYLGQKNKQFSPL; from the coding sequence ATGTCTGTAATAACCGATTCTATAAAGATAATTGGGTACCTGTTCAGCCCATTTAAAAAAATTCTTGTTGTATATCTAATAGGTGTTCTTTTTTTAAGTCTTCTTGAGGTTTTTAGGATCTCGCTTGTCTACCCTATAATAAACTACGGGCTTGGAGTGGAAAACCAACCCAAACTTCTGGATGCATTCTATGATAATCTTTTGCCTTCTTCTGTAAATCCGTTTATAGCATCGGCTTTTCTTCTTCTTGTAACTACTTTAATAATTGCGGGAGTATATGGAGCAGTGGCATATGGAGGGGCGTATGTATTTTCAGAAGTCCGTGATTCCCTTGACAGAAGAGTATTTGAAAGGATCAGAAACCGGCCATATAGTTATTTTGCAGCCAAAAAACAGGGTGACCTGTTATATGTCGGCCAAGGGGCCGTGACGGAATCAAGTATGGCTATTAACGAATTTGTTGAATTCGCCAGGAACGGTTTCATGGCTTTTTTTTATCTTCTTCTCTTGTTTTATTTATCATTCTGGCTTACGATTGGCGTGATTGTTCTTGGTGTATTTTATGCCTTTATCGTTAAAAAATCGCTTTTTTCAAGGGTATATCGAAACAGCAATGTTCTGAATGTTTCTTTAATGGAAAAATCTGTTGTTTACCAGGAATTTATCTCTGGTATTAAAACAATATTCATAACCGGATCTTTAGATTATTGGGTGAAAAAATATGAAGCTTCGATAAAAAGACTAAAAAAGGCATATACAAACGTATATGCTCTTGGGAATGTTACTATGATCGCCAATGATTTTATAATGTTCTCAATAATTGCCCTTGGCGGTATTCTTTTGTATATGTTTACTGGTGGTGATTTTATTCCTTATATTGGGATATTTGGTACTTTTATGCTGGGTCTCTATCGTCTTGTACCATCCCTTTCATATGCCCAGAAGAATATGTCATTTTTTATTCAGTATCTTCCGGCTCTTGAACTTGTCTACAACGCTCTGACTGAAGATTTTGATGAAAGTAATTCAATAAATAACGATCCCGGGATGAAAAAATTTGTATTCAACGACAAGATCGAGTTAAGGGATGTTTCTTTTGCTTATAAGGGCTACAAAAAAGAAACTCTCCACGATATCTCTCTTAATATTAATAAAAATTCCAGAATTGCAATTGTAGGAAGTTCGGGCTCGGGGAAAACTACAACTGCAAACATCCTTGCTTTGCTCTATAAACCGTCTTCTGGCGGGATTTATATTGACGGGGTAAACTTGGATGAGATAAATCCTGCCGATTATCTTCAACATCTGGGTTATATCGGGCAGGAAACCTTTGTTTATCATGACACGATCCGGGAAAACATCAGATTCGGTCTTGAATGTACAGATGAGGAGATTGCTGAAGCTGCAAAACTGGCCGATGCCCATGATTTCATAATGGCGACAAATGATGGTTATGAAACTATTATCGGCGATCAGGGATTGAAATTATCCGGAGGACAGCGGCAGAGAATTGCAATTGCACGAATAATCTTAAGAAAGCCCGAGATCCTGCTTTTGGATGAAGCGACAAGTTCCCTCGACAATATATCCGAACAGAAGATTATGGAATCTGTCGAAAAACTATCCAAAAATATGACTGTTATTATTATTGCACACAGGCTTTCAACTGTCCAAAATGCGGATATGATCTGTGTATTTAAAGAAGGGAGGCAGGTTGAAAGTGGTTCTCATGAGGATCTGATGAGATTGAAGGGTGAATACTGGGAATTATATCTGGGTCAGAAAAACAAGCAATTCTCGCCTCTTTAG
- the cfbC gene encoding Ni-sirohydrochlorin a,c-diamide reductive cyclase ATP-dependent reductase subunit, with amino-acid sequence MKQIALYGKGGIGKSTTSANLSAALSEKSLEILQIGCDPKHDSTRMLMHGEWIPTVLDLVRKKGEANIAVDEIVFKGYNGIRCVEAGGPEPGIGCAGRGIIATFQLLEKLDALYGDVIVYDVLGDVVCGGFAMPMREGYAQEVYLVTSGDFMALYAANNICKAIARLSKRTKNRCTLGGVICNSANIENEYELVKEFAEKINSKLVAFIPRSPIVRVSEVNRKTVIEYAPESEQAEIYRKLADTVMKNVPDKNKIPVPMEMDELESLSLKYIKI; translated from the coding sequence ATGAAGCAGATCGCCCTGTACGGAAAAGGCGGAATCGGAAAATCCACGACCTCGGCCAACCTTTCTGCCGCACTTTCTGAAAAATCCCTCGAGATCCTCCAGATCGGATGCGATCCCAAGCATGACAGCACCCGCATGCTTATGCACGGAGAATGGATACCCACGGTCTTGGATCTTGTCAGGAAGAAAGGAGAAGCAAATATCGCAGTCGACGAGATCGTTTTTAAGGGATATAACGGAATCAGGTGTGTAGAGGCCGGCGGGCCGGAACCTGGCATCGGATGTGCAGGCAGGGGAATCATAGCGACATTCCAGCTACTTGAGAAACTCGACGCACTATACGGGGACGTGATCGTTTATGATGTTCTTGGCGATGTCGTATGCGGGGGATTTGCGATGCCTATGAGAGAAGGATATGCCCAGGAGGTCTATCTCGTGACATCCGGAGACTTCATGGCCCTTTATGCCGCGAACAACATCTGCAAGGCGATAGCCCGGCTTTCGAAAAGGACAAAGAACAGGTGCACGCTCGGGGGAGTCATCTGCAACTCTGCGAATATCGAAAACGAATATGAGCTTGTCAAAGAGTTTGCAGAAAAGATAAATTCAAAACTCGTTGCCTTTATCCCGAGAAGCCCGATCGTCAGGGTTTCGGAGGTCAACAGGAAGACAGTGATAGAGTATGCACCTGAATCCGAACAGGCGGAAATTTACAGAAAACTTGCCGATACGGTAATGAAAAATGTGCCTGACAAGAACAAAATTCCTGTACCGATGGAGATGGATGAACTCGAATCGCTCTCTCTCAAATACATCAAGATATAA